Proteins encoded by one window of Enterococcus faecalis:
- a CDS encoding sulfite exporter TauE/SafE family protein has product MLIYFITIFLSNTVGALSGMGGGVIIKPVLDFLGFHSLNSIAFYSSVAVFVMSISSTYKQYQNGVQIEWKKAASISFGSLVGGMLGDLLLNQAIALAPNEEKVQLIQYIIMLLTLVLVLLYNQFSNWHLHLNGLSIFLIVGLGLGILSTFLGIGGGPINVACLILFFGMDIKSATVYSIITIFFSQLAKLGNIGLTTGFAVFDLTMLLAIIPAALFGGYVGGLFSKKLSQQRVAQIYSLVVFLVILLNMYNLWTVI; this is encoded by the coding sequence TTGCTGATTTATTTCATAACTATTTTTCTATCCAATACAGTTGGGGCGCTCTCTGGGATGGGTGGAGGCGTCATTATTAAGCCTGTTTTGGATTTTCTTGGGTTCCATTCGTTAAATAGTATTGCGTTCTATTCAAGTGTCGCTGTTTTTGTCATGTCCATTTCTTCGACTTATAAACAGTATCAAAATGGTGTCCAAATTGAATGGAAAAAAGCCGCGAGTATTTCGTTTGGTTCCTTAGTCGGCGGCATGTTAGGTGATTTACTTCTTAATCAGGCGATTGCACTAGCACCAAATGAAGAAAAAGTACAACTAATCCAATATATCATCATGTTGCTGACCTTGGTTTTGGTTCTTCTCTACAATCAATTTTCCAACTGGCACTTACACCTCAACGGATTGAGCATTTTTCTGATTGTCGGATTAGGCTTAGGGATTCTATCAACCTTTTTAGGCATCGGTGGCGGTCCCATTAATGTAGCTTGCCTTATTCTCTTTTTTGGAATGGATATCAAATCAGCAACTGTTTATTCCATCATTACTATTTTTTTCTCCCAACTCGCCAAACTTGGCAATATCGGCTTGACCACAGGGTTTGCGGTTTTTGATTTGACAATGCTTTTGGCTATTATTCCTGCCGCTTTATTCGGTGGTTATGTCGGCGGTCTTTTCAGTAAAAAATTATCCCAACAACGGGTCGCCCAAATTTATAGTTTAGTTGTTTTTTTAGTTATTTTGTTAAATATGTATAATTTGTGGACTGTTATCTAA
- a CDS encoding PTS mannose/fructose/sorbose/N-acetylgalactosamine transporter subunit IIC, with translation MTVSIGIILILCLYTVVGVLDQISIQIGPYTPLFAATFTGLVLGDVQTGLMIGATLQLMTLGVATYGGATVPDFLSGAIMGTAYAIISGKGAEYGIGVAVPIGLLLTQLDILGRMANTFFQHKADRYAEEGNYKGVERCNVLGIFPWTISRVIPVFIGLAFGEQVVNAINNWIPIWVMNGLKAAGAILPAMGIAILMRYLPIKTYWPYFIIGFVLLAYGAQFFSVLGVALVGLALAAIYVMNHNKGGAATTSGTVIYEDDEEVEIDD, from the coding sequence ATGACAGTATCGATTGGTATTATTTTGATTTTATGTCTTTACACAGTTGTTGGTGTACTTGACCAAATTTCTATTCAGATTGGTCCATATACACCATTGTTTGCTGCAACGTTTACTGGCCTGGTCTTAGGGGATGTTCAAACAGGTTTGATGATTGGGGCAACGCTTCAATTGATGACATTAGGCGTAGCGACTTATGGAGGAGCAACAGTCCCAGACTTTCTTTCGGGGGCCATTATGGGAACGGCTTATGCAATCATTTCAGGGAAAGGGGCAGAGTATGGTATCGGAGTTGCGGTTCCGATTGGGTTATTATTAACACAACTAGATATTTTAGGCAGAATGGCTAATACGTTTTTCCAACACAAAGCAGATCGTTATGCGGAAGAAGGCAATTATAAAGGGGTCGAGCGCTGCAATGTTTTAGGAATTTTTCCTTGGACGATTTCTCGTGTCATCCCAGTTTTTATTGGCCTAGCTTTTGGTGAACAAGTTGTAAACGCTATCAACAATTGGATTCCTATTTGGGTGATGAATGGGTTAAAAGCAGCAGGTGCTATTTTACCAGCGATGGGGATTGCTATTTTAATGCGTTACTTACCAATTAAAACATACTGGCCCTATTTTATTATTGGGTTCGTGTTACTTGCTTATGGGGCCCAATTCTTCTCAGTTTTAGGTGTCGCACTGGTTGGCTTGGCTTTAGCAGCGATTTATGTGATGAATCATAACAAAGGCGGCGCAGCTACAACAAGTGGCACGGTTATTTACGAAGATGATGAGGAGGTTGAGATTGATGACTAA
- a CDS encoding PTS system mannose/fructose/sorbose family transporter subunit IID, translating into MTNKLTKKDINKVYVRNLFGYQWGWNYEKMQGLGYAWVMMPALKRLYSEDPVAMKKALKTHLGFMNTTPAMSHLIVGADMALEEEVGIEDETAITGLKTGLMGPFAGVGDTIFIAIYRAIVFSIAAYMAQGGQVVGLLIPLIAGAVVLWVRYKFTWIGYHQGKKIATEFADKMKLFTQGAAILGLTVVGGLIPSVITYKLDLTYKMGDVTLSVQEMLDKILPALIPLGIVLLSYWLLGKKKMNSTRLIFVLILIGMVLGNLQPMLAWVGGLF; encoded by the coding sequence ATGACTAACAAATTAACAAAAAAGGATATTAATAAAGTTTACGTCCGTAATCTTTTTGGCTATCAGTGGGGCTGGAACTATGAAAAAATGCAAGGACTTGGTTACGCTTGGGTGATGATGCCTGCATTAAAGCGACTATACAGTGAAGATCCAGTAGCTATGAAGAAAGCCTTGAAGACACATCTTGGCTTTATGAATACAACGCCAGCCATGTCGCACTTAATTGTCGGGGCTGATATGGCTTTGGAAGAAGAAGTCGGCATTGAAGATGAAACGGCCATTACTGGCTTGAAAACAGGTCTAATGGGTCCGTTTGCTGGTGTTGGTGATACCATTTTTATCGCGATTTATCGTGCGATTGTTTTTTCGATTGCAGCTTACATGGCGCAAGGGGGCCAGGTTGTTGGGTTACTGATCCCGTTAATTGCCGGAGCAGTGGTCCTATGGGTTCGCTATAAATTCACTTGGATTGGTTACCATCAAGGGAAAAAAATTGCGACAGAATTTGCGGATAAAATGAAATTGTTTACGCAAGGTGCAGCTATTTTAGGGTTAACGGTGGTCGGCGGTTTGATTCCTTCGGTAATTACTTACAAATTAGATTTAACTTATAAAATGGGAGATGTAACATTATCTGTTCAAGAAATGTTGGATAAAATTTTACCCGCATTAATTCCTTTAGGGATTGTTCTTTTATCCTATTGGTTACTAGGGAAAAAGAAAATGAATTCAACACGGCTAATCTTTGTTTTAATTTTAATTGGCATGGTTTTAGGCAATTTACAACCAATGTTGGCTTGGGTTGGCGGTTTATTTTAA
- a CDS encoding PTS system mannose/fructose/N-acetylgalactosamine-transporter subunit IIB gives MTIVHARVDERLIHGQVATVWTNTVGAQRIMVVNDAAVKDQLQIGALKMAKPAGVKLSILSKRKAIEKILAGNYDEEKVFLITKDIADMAALIDGGVPLQSFNVGNISQKEGSRAIKKSVALTDEDIQTVRRLTDNGVTITAQMIPSEPNEAILTFIK, from the coding sequence ATGACAATTGTACATGCAAGAGTAGATGAGCGTTTAATTCACGGACAAGTTGCAACCGTTTGGACGAATACGGTTGGCGCACAAAGAATCATGGTAGTAAATGATGCCGCTGTCAAAGATCAATTACAAATTGGTGCCTTAAAAATGGCTAAGCCTGCAGGAGTTAAATTATCTATTTTATCAAAACGTAAAGCGATTGAAAAAATTTTAGCAGGCAATTATGATGAAGAGAAAGTCTTTTTAATTACGAAAGACATTGCAGACATGGCGGCTTTAATTGATGGCGGTGTTCCGTTACAGAGCTTCAATGTCGGCAATATTTCTCAAAAAGAAGGCAGTCGAGCAATTAAAAAATCTGTTGCATTAACCGATGAAGATATTCAAACCGTTCGTCGTTTAACAGATAATGGGGTGACTATTACCGCACAGATGATCCCTTCTGAACCAAACGAAGCAATTTTAACTTTCATAAAATAG